One segment of Rosa chinensis cultivar Old Blush chromosome 6, RchiOBHm-V2, whole genome shotgun sequence DNA contains the following:
- the LOC112170725 gene encoding heat shock cognate 70 kDa protein, whose translation MTQSGHAIGIDLGTTYSCVAVWQQDRVEIIVNDQGNRTTPSYVAFTDTKQLVGDAALNQIIKNPNNTVFDAKRLIGRRFSDACVQSDLKLWPFKVIEGPNDKPIIVVKDKGQEKHFAAEEISSVVLPKMHKVAEAYLGSSVKNAVITVPAYFNDSQRQATKNAAKMAGLNVIRIINEPTAAVIAYGLDKKADSESKRTVMIFDLGGGTIDVSLLVIGGGVFDVMATAGDTHLGGEDFDNKMVNYCAEQFKRKHDLDVRGNSRALTRLKNACEKAKRRLSFTSSVDIDIDYMDQGIDFNATITRAKFEQLNMNFFKKCMEPVKKCLSDACIDAGDVDDVVLAGGSSRIPKVQELLQDAFNGKELCKGTNPDEAIAYGAVVQAAVLNGLKNSTLSDVTPFSLGTGVCRLDYDHNHDRLSECIEMEVLIPRNTKVPFKRTEYFTTKSDNQDSILIRVFEGESKKGLYNNLLGEFELCDIPPAPKGVPTIDICFNIDADDILNVSAEVKSTGNKKGITINTKTRTS comes from the exons ATGACCCAAT CGGGTCATGCGATAGGGATTGACTTGGGGACAACCTACTCGTGCGTAGCAGTGTGGCAGCAAGATCGTGTTGAGATTATAGTGAACGATCAAGGCAACAGAACCACTCCATCTTATGTTGCCTTCACTGATACTAAGCAATTGGTAGGAGATGCAGCACTTAACCAGATCATCAAAAACCCCAACAATACAGTCTTTG ATGCAAAGCGATTGATAGGTAGAAGATTTAGTGATGCATGTGTTCAAAGTGATTTGAAGCTTTGGCCATTCAAGGTCATCGAAGGTCCTAATGACAAGCCCATTATTGTTGTGAAAGACAAGGGCCAAGAGAAACACTTTGCTGCTGAAGAAATATCATCCGTGGTACTACCAAAGATGCATAAAGTTGCTGAAGCCTATCTTGGATCAAGTGTAAAAAATGCTGTTATTACTGTCCCTGCTTACTTTAATGACTCACAACGTCAGGCTACCAAAAATGCTGCTAAAATGGCTGGCCTAAATGTGATTCGTATTATAAATGAACCGACTGCTGCAGTCATTGCTTACGGCCTCGACAAGAAAGCCGATTCGGAGAGCAAAAGAACTGTTATGATATTTGATTTAGGTGGTGGTACTATAGATGTATCACTACTGGTAATAGGTGGTGGCGTCTTTGATGTGATGGCCACCGCTGGAGACACTCACCTTGGAGGTGAAGACTTTGATAACAAAATGGTGAACTATTGTGCCGAGCAATTCAAGAGGAAGCACGATTTGGACGTTAGAGGGAACTCGAGAGCTCTTACGAGGTTGAAAAATGCATGTGAGAAGGCAAAGAGGAGACTGTCATTCACATCTTCAGTTGACATCGACATCGACTATATGGATCAGGGTATTGACTTCAATGCAACTATTACTCGAGCCAAATTTGAACAATTGAACATGAATTTCTTCAAAAAGTGTATGGAGCCTGTGAAAAAGTGTTTGAGTGATGCTTGCATCGACGCTGGAGATGTAGATGATGTTGTTCTTGCTGGTGGCTCTTCTAGAATTCCGAAGGTGCAAGAGCTATTGCAGGATGCGTTCAACGGGAAGGAATTGTGTAAGGGCACCAATCCTGATGAGGCGATTGCATATGGAGCAGTTGTTCAAGCTGCAGTCTTAAACGG GCTTAAGAACTCCACTCTCTCGGATGTCACACCTTTCTCACTTGGCACAGGTGTTTGTAGGCTTGATTATGATCATAATCATGATCGTCTTTCCGAATGTATTGAGATGGAAGTTTTGATTCCAAGAAACACCAAAGTTCCCTTCAAGAGGACCGAGTACTTTACTACCAAGTCTGACAACCAAGATAGCATACTGATCAGGGTATTTGAAGGTGAGAGTAAGAAAGGCTTGTATAATAACCTACTAGGTGAATTTGAGCTCTGCGACATTCCTCCAGCTCCCAAAGGTGTTCCTACGATTGATATTTGCTTTAATATTGATGCAGACGACATCCTCAATGTCTCTGCTGAAGTCAAGTCCACTGGCAACAAGAAAGGGATTACAATAAACACCAAGACAAGAACCTCCTGA
- the LOC112173035 gene encoding 60S ribosomal protein L12-1, whose protein sequence is MAPKLDPSQVVEVFVRVTGGEVGAASTLAPKIGPLGLSPKKIAEDIAKETAKEWKGLRVTAKVTVQNREAKISVVPSAAALVIKALNEPERDRKKVKNVKHSGSISLADVEKIATVLQPRSMAKGLDGTVREVLGTCVSVGCLVNGRDPRDVQKALTAAVY, encoded by the coding sequence ATGGCGCCAAAGTTGGATCCCTCGCAGGTCGTTGAAGTCTTCGTCCGCGTCACCGGCGGCGAAGTCGGCGCGGCGAGTACCCTGGCTCCCAAGATCGGTCCTCTCGGTCTCTCCCCAAAGAAGATCGCAGAAGACATCGCGAAGGAGACAGCCAAGGAATGGAAGGGTCTGCGTGTCACTGCCAAGGTCACCGTGCAGAACCGTGAGGCCAAGATCTCGGTGGTTCCCTCCGCCGCCGCCCTTGTCATCAAGGCCCTCAACGAGCCCGAGCGCGACCGCAAGAAGGTCAAGAACGTCAAGCACAGCGGCAGCATTAGCCTGGCCGATGTGGAGAAGATAGCCACCGTCTTGCAGCCGAGATCCATGGCGAAAGGCCTGGACGGCACGGTGCGGGAGGTTCTCGGCACGTGCGTGTCCGTTGGCTGCTTGGTGAACGGAAGGGACCCTCGTGATGTGCAGAAGGCGCTGACCGCCGCCGTCTACTGA